The sequence ATCAGAGAGGCCGACGCCTACGGTATCGCATACGCGGTAGACCTCAGCTCCAGCATCTGCCACCGCGTTGATAAATTCTCTCTCAAAATTCCAGTCAGCCCTAGTGCTGTCTTCACCATGAACGAAAACCCTGAGCCCATGATCCTTAGCGGCATACTCCACAACCTCTATCACTCTATTTAATATATTACCTAAAGATATGCCCGGCCATTTAGACGCTATATGAATATACGAAACTGGGTGAGAGATACCTATCTCTTTGAAGTCACATTTGATAGCGTTATCTATATCCTCCTTAACAGCTCTGCACCAGCCAGCGACCCTTGCAGTGAGGTTCTTATCATGTATCAGTCTAACGGCCTTCCTATCCGGTTCCTGAAAGTGGTGAACCTCTATACGTTCGACACCGATCTCATCCAAGAGTTCAGCTATCGCGGCTGTATTTTCAGGTGATGCCGCTATTCCAGGCATCTGTACGCCATCCCTGAGGGTAGAGTCATCTATCATAGGTTCAACATTCAATGGAATCTGGTTGAAGTATCTCCTCCAGTCTCCTAAGTCTTCGAGACTAGGAGTCTTATCATACATGAACCTACTCATTCTCGTGTAAACCTCTCGGCAGGCTGAGTATATATCGCCGAATCGACGTTTAACCCATATTTTAACCTATGGCTGTAGTTACTTTCACTTTTGAACGTGTGGATCAACCCTCTACGAATTATCTTAAGAGCATATCTACTCATATATAAAGTTGGTTTAAAAATGTAGATGACTGTTTTAAAATATTAGATGTCTATTCTTTTATGTTTATAGAAATATCCTTTTTTAATACATTTGTATGATCTTTTGAACCTTATCTATATGGATGACAATACGCATAGCAATATCATTACCTAAAGAGATCGACCTTAGGAAAAGAAGACAAGTACTAATTAATCGTGTATAGTATAGAAAGTTAACAAGCAACAACACCTATGAAGTGGGCGTTAAGAATTGATGATAATTTACGGAAAAGGATCTGAAGAGTTAGGCATCAAGATCGCCGAGCAACTTCAAGTTAAAGCGGCTGGAGTTGAGTCAAAGATCTTCCCTGATGGAGAGTCTTACATTAGATTCATTGAAAATTTGGAAGATCGAGACTTAATTATAATCCAGTACTGCTACCCACAACAAGATAAGAAATTGATGGAACTATTCTTCATGCTGGATACCGCCAGAGATTTGGGGGCAAGAAGGACTGTCGCAGTCATCCCGTACCTACCGTATGCAAGACAAGATAAACGTTTTCGACCTGGCGAGGTAGTCAGCAACAAATCGGTTGGTAAGCTGTTCGAAGCAGTAGGCACAGATATTTTAGTCACTGTAGACGTCCACAGTGAGAATTCGTTGAAAAGTTTCAAGTTACAAACGGTAAATTTATCGGCTATGCCTCTATTGGCAGAGTATCTTAAGACCCTTAAGTTAACTAAACCATACGTAATGGCGCCTGACAGAGGAGCGGTTACACACGCACAACTCGTTTCATCCATACTTAATACTGATTACGCATATTTCGAGAAGCACAGGGACAGGGTGACAGGAGAAGTTGTGACAGACTACAAAGACATAGATATCGGAGGTAGGGATGTAATAATTCTGGACGACATAATCTCGACGGGGTCAACCATAGCAAACGTGGCGAGAGTGATGAGGAGCAAAACCGACAGAAAGATCGTTGCTGCGTGTACCCATGGCCTAATCATCGGTGAGGCTGAGAAAACCATAAGAGAAAGCGGCGTTACCGACATAATCAGCACTGACACTGTACCTAGTAAATTTAGTAAGGTTTCAGTTTCAACAATCATCTCTAAAGCGTTGAGGAAGATTATGTGAACTCACTTTTCTTCCTCCTCTCCGGTGAACATGAGACACTCCCTGCAGCTGAGGTGCTGGCGATACTCGAGTCGGAAGGATACAAGTATATGGATGTTAGATCATCTCCGAAACTTCTCACTCTTACCACTGACAGATCATGCATTGAAATAGTTGTTGAGAGAGCAGGGATGTGTAATTTAGGTGGATTGATTTTATTTCAGACTGAGAACTGCGAGAATGAGATATTCAGAAAAGCCTCAGAAGTATTATATCTTGATTACTTGGGTTCTGGGGAGAGATTTGTAGTTAGAACTTTAAGACTTTTTGACTCATCCAGACATTTAGAGAGAAAACGAATCGAATCTATTATTGGAAGCCTAATATCTTCTGCAGTGCCAAAATCCATAGTTGATCCCGTTAGATACAACAAGGAGTTCTTGGGAATAATCGGTGAAAAGTTTCTATTTGGAATAGTGGTCTCGAGAAGCCACCGACCTGGCCTTGTAAAGGATGCGTTGAAATCGAGACCTGCGCTACATCCAGCAACCATCCAGCCGAAACTTGCAAAAAGCTTAGTAAATCTTGCACGAGCTAGACCTGGTGACATATTTATGGATCCCTTTTGCGGTGTTGGTGGGATACTGATTGAGGCTGCCGCGATGGGTTGCAGAGTAGTCGGTTCTGATATAAGTCCTGATATGGTTAAGAAGACACTCCTAAATTTTAGGTATTTGAAACTTGAACCTTACGGTTTACTGGTTGCAGACGCCAAGAAGCTACCCTATCCAAGAGCGTTCTCATTAGCTACTGATCCACCGTACGGTAGAGCCTCCTCAACCTACGGACTAGAGCGGAGTACACTGATTAGGGAGTTCTTGAGAGAGATTAAGAATTTAATCATGCCAGATAGATTTTTGTGTATAGCCAGTCCGTCTACCATAGATATCTGCAGATTGGGGTATGAAGAAGGGTTGACGATCGTTGAGAGACATGTCATGAGAGTGCATAAAAGCCTTACAAGGGAGATAGTCGTCTTCAGCATAAAGAAGAGAGATTCTGCGTGACAGTAGGGTGTTGGAGCTAATATTTTTGGGAACAGGAGGGGTGATGCCTAATGAGAATAGGGGTCTTACAAGTATCATCTTACGCAGAGGCGCTGAGCTGTTTATGTTTGATTGTGGCGAATGTTCTCAAAGGCAAATGTTTATGGCGAAGCTCGGGTTTAACCGGAGAATGAAGATTTTTATAACTCATATGCACGGGGACCATATTTTCGGGTTACCAGGCCTCCTCCACTCAATGTCCTTCTTGGGAAGGAACAGAGTGCTTGAGATATTCGGCCCAGAAGGGATAGTTGAATTTATAGAGGCTATTTGCAAAACTATAAAGTTTAATCCAACATTCCCCCTAACGGTTCACCAAGCCGATTCAGGGAGATTGATTGAAGAGGAAGACTACGTAGTAGATGCGGCCTGGATGGAACATGGATTTCCCTGTTTAGGTTTCGCATTGACAGAAAAAGATAAGCCAGGCAGATTTGATCCTGCCAAAGCTAGAGCGCTTGGGGTACCCGAAGGTCCTTTATGGAAGAAGCTGCAGCGGGGAGAAACTGTAACTGTGAACGGAGCTGAGGTAACTCCGGCACAGGTTCTAGGGCCCTCAAGAAAGGGCGTGAAGATCGTCTATATCACAGACACAAAACCATGCAAGAATGCAATTGAACTTGCCAAGAATGCTAGCATATTGATGTATGATTGTACTTTTGACAGTATGAAAGCAGATAGGGCGTGGAAGTATGGTCACTCAACATCGGTCGATGCAGCCATGATAGCTAAAGAAGCTAATGTGGGCAAACTGGTACTGTTACATGTAAGCACGATGTATAGGGATGCTACACCACTATTGAACGAGGCCAAGGAAATTTTCCCCAATACCATAATGGCATTCGACATGATGAGATTACCGGTAACCCCTTAACATTCTCACTATCCTTCTGTAAGATTCTACGACTCTTTTGATGCTCTCAATGATCATGAATCCTTGAAACTTCCTATTAACCAGTGTCTGAATCAAATGTGCCCAATCGACTGTTCCATGGCCGATAGCGTTATGTTCGTCAAATAAACCATGATTGTCATGAAGATGCACCTCTATGATCCTATCTCCAAGAAGCTTGAGAAACCAATTCAAACCTCCCATTATATTTGCGTGACCGATATCAAGGGTCATTTTGATGTTGCCAATTTGCCTCTTAAAGAATAATTTAGCAAAATCATCTTTTGAACTTAAAATAAATGCTCTTGAAGGCATGTTCTCAACAGCTACTATCAAACCTGAGTCTTCACCCTTCTCACTGAAAATTTTGAGTGAGTCGAGGGTCAATTGCCATTGAGTATTGGGATAAACCCAGGTTAGACCTGAGTTCATTCCAGGATGGACGACCCAAACTTCAGCTTCTAACTCAGAAGCCAATTTTAGAGATTCAGACATACGGACTAATGCCGATCTTCTTCTCGCTTCGTTGAGCGTCGCTATGTTAAGATCCTCGAAGGGAGCATGGACAGTAAAACAGATACCAAGATCATTCTTCAGTCTCCTGAGTGATCTGACCCTAACTCTATTTAGCCTATGAGTATCTTCATCCACAATCTCCCAGGTACGAATATTGGATCTAAGAATTAGATTTTGGAGCGCTTTAAAATCTTTGCCGAGCAGATAAAGTGAAGAGACACCGAGTTTCATAGTGATTCGGCCACAGTATTTTCAGCATACAGATGGCTTCAATGTAAAGTTTAACTTGTCTCAACTAACCATTCAATAATCTTTCTGGGATCTTCAGACCTGATGTATACTGTTATGGGTCCAAGAGCTGACTCTCCAGGCTCGGTTGCAAATGAGATGTGCCCAGCATATGCTGCCTGCTTGTTAAAATGTATAGTCAAATAATTTTCATGGATTGATGACGATAATATGTTCAAAGCAGCTGCCCTTATTCTTTCTCTGTGTAGAAGCTCTTTGAGTCTGAGAAGACCCTCAAAGCCTCTACCTTCACCGACCAACTTCTTATGAACATCATCAACTTCAATTAAATTTAACTTGATTTGAGGAAATAGATTGCTGACTGCTAGCCTCACCTTCTCTTCATCTTCAGTTAACGATAACTCTGCCTCCACTTTAAGATCTAACTCACTCAAGAAATCACCTCCTCATAGAATCGTCTCAGCTGTCTCCTGAAATTTTCAATTGTTGAATCGTTCACTATATGTTTGTCAGCCAACGCTAGGACATGCCCTATTCCAACATCAAGCTCTCTCATGTCCCTTTGAATAAATTCATTCAGATCTTTCGGGTCGTCGCTTCTACCCCTGATAGTTAAACGTTCAAATCGTTCCTTCGGTGACGAGTGTATGGCCAACAGTATAACTTTGAAATTTTTCCTGAGAAGATTCAGCTCCTCTAGGCTTCTTAGCCCCTCTACTACCACAGTCCTCGATTGGCTCATATGAATCTTTGGAAGAAGCCGCTTCACTATGACTTTTGGCCCCTCCTCTTTCCTCATTTCAAGCATTAAATTACCAAGACTCTCAGGCGTCATGGGTATCCCCCTAACGGAAGCCTCATCCCTAACAACATCGCCACATACGAATACAGGAATGTCATACTCCTTCGCTACACTGGATGCGACAGCCTTCCCCGAGCCTGGCATGCCAGTTATCGCTATAACATTCTTTTTCTGGCCCAAAACTTTCATCACCCATTAGACTTGCAAATGAACAAATCAATGATCAGACTTCAGCTTTAAATCATTTAAGCATCAACTAGTATGTGATGGTGAATGGGGAAGATCAGGGCATTCATAGCAATTGACGTAGAGGATGAAAAAGTCAAGCTTAAGCTTAGAGAATTTCAAAAGAGAATCATTGAATCAGGAGGTGACGTCAAACTAGTTGAACCCAACAACATCCACCTTACCCTCCGATTCCTAGGAGATATTGAAGAGAAAAGCATTCAAAAAATAGTCGACTCTTTAAGAAATGTCAGTTTGTCTCCGTTTGATATTCAGTTTAGAGGAGTTGGAGCTTTTCCAAGTCTTTCGCACATGAATGTCATATGGGTTGGGGTAGAAGTGGGGAAGAAAGAGCTGATGAGAATTTCGGAATCTTTAGAAGCTAGCTTACAAAGAATTGGAATACCTAAAGACAAGAAAGGGTTCAGCCCCCATATCACAATTGCAAGATTAAAAAGTGGCCGAAACAAGCAGTTTCTAGCAAGGCTTTTAGGTGAGCATAGTGATGCTGAATTTGGAATGATGAAGGTCGAATCAATACGTCTGAAAAGGAGTGTCCTAACACCTCAAGGTCCTATTTACAGCACACTATTCGAGATGAAGGCATGAGTTCAAAATTAGACCAGATATTCAGAACCGTTCTCACAAGAATAGTTCCAAAAGATGCTGAAAGAAGGAAGATCCTTAAATTATCTCAACAGGTAATTGAAAGTGTTTCATCTACTGCACGTAGATTCTCATTAAAAGCCGAGGTCAGCCTGGAGGGCTCTGTGGCGAAAGACACATGGCTATCAGGAGAAGCTGATATAGATATATTTCTCAAGGTTGATAGTAGTCTAGATTCAAGTATATTTAAGACAATATGTCTCAAGGTCGCCAAAGAAGCGTTAGTTGACTATAACCCAAGAACACGTTTTTCGGACCATCCCTACGTTGAAGCCTTCATTGGGAAATCCAGAATAGACGTAGTTCCCTGTTACAATGTAGAGAAGGGCATGTGGAGGAGTGCAACGGATAGGACACCATACCACACACAGTATGTGAAGCAGCATCTGAACCAAGAACTGAGAAATGAAGTGAGGTTATTGAAGAGATTCATGAAGGGCACAGGGACATACGGTGCTGAAATTCGTATCGGGGGCTTTAGTGGAATGCTCTGTGAAATACTCATTTTATACTACAAGTCTTTGTTGAGGGCTCTAGAATCGGCCACAGAATGGAGAGAGGGTATGGTGATCGATATAGAGAATCATTACAAAGGCGACATCGAAGAGATAAGAGACCTTTTTGATCAGCCTCTGATAGTAATCGATCCTGTAGACAAGGCGAGGAATGTTGCGGCAGCTGTTAGGCATGAGCGCCTTTGGGAATTCGTCTCAGCTTCAAGAGCGTTCCTTAAGAAACCTTCACTAAATTTCTTCTATCCTGGTGGTGAAAGGAAAATTATCATAAGCAGTATCAGAAGAAGAATCAAAAAAAAGGAAACAAGTATTGTAGGAATAAAAGTTAGTAAGATAAATGTTCCTGTCGATGTTCTCTGGAGCCAGATATATAAAGCCGAGAGATGCCTTGCGAATCTCTTGAAAGATAAGGGTTTCTCAGTAATTAGAACTTGCTCATTTAGCGACGAAGATGATTTGAACATGATAATAATCGAGTTAGATGAGAAAAGATTACCCAAAACCGTGAAACAATTTGGGCCACCAGTTGAGAGAAGAGTTGAATCAGAAAGATTCCTTCTCACACATCTTAAATCTAGGGATACTGTGTCTGGACCATGGATTGAGAAGGATAGGTGGGTCGTTCTCAAATTTCGGAGATACACCAATGTTGAGAAGGTTTTGAAAGACTATTTGTCTAATGGAGGAAGAAACATTGGTGTTCCAACAATGATCTCAAATACGATAAAGAAGGGAGGCTACGAAATCTTAGTAGATGACCAGATAGGAAAATATCTATGCAATAAAAAGTTTGCAGAATTTATGAGTAGGTATCTGTCAGGTAGGCCTACTTGGATGAATACGTGAAGGCTATTGTCACTTGACAGTGAGATTGAGGATATACATTCGATCCCAACACATATAATCTGTTATCCTAAACCTAGCGAGGAAGAGAGGGCCATTAGAGTTAGAGAACTTCATGCTCTCGGTATCAAATATATTCTATCGAAGGGCCCAAAGGTGATTGACCACTTTAAGATACTTGGCAAAGGCTGNNNNNNNNNNNNNNNNNNNNNNNNNNNNNNNNNAAGCGTCATAGTTCTAGCTTCAACCTCTAGTGGCTTAGCAGTAGTTAAAATCAGGAGAACCGATGCTGGCAAGAAAAATATGTATCACGAGATTGACATGTTAGCCTACGTCAATAGCTTCGGTATCGGCCCTCAACTTCTTGGTTACACAGAAAACATGATACTAATGGAGTATGTGGAAGGATGTCTTCTCAAGGATTGGCTTATAAAAATTTATCAAAACACGCCAGAAAGGGTCAGACATACTCTTAGTTCACTCATGAGTCAATGCTATATGATGGACAGAATGCTTGTAGACCACGGAGAGCTAACCAATGCATCTAAACATGTTATTATCAGAACCAATGACATTTCGCCGGTGATAATCGACTTTGAATCAGCCAGCAGAACAAGAATGGTTAAAAATCTCACGTCGATATGTCAATATCTCTTTATGAACAAGTCAAATATGAAGGCGATGCAAGATATTCTAGGGGTAATATCCTTAGAGTCCCTTAGAGGAGCTCTTATGGATTATAAGATTAGAAGATCTAGAGAATGTTTCCTTAGGATTATGAGAACCTGCAATATTCGGATGCCGGAAAGGTACCGCGATGCACTTCTGTTCAAGTAGATTTCGTAAGGTTTACTAAGTGGATTATGTGTCACAGTTGGTCGGAGAGGTGATATATGCAAGACTTATTTAGTTTAAAAGGAAAGGTTGCCATTATTACGGGTGGAAACAGCGGAATAGGAAAGGGAATAGCTCAAGGATTCGCTGAAGCTGGAAGTAATATTGTAATTGCAGCTAGGAATCAAGAGAAGACCTCTTTGGCAATACAGGAAATTGAAGATGAGTATGGTGTGAAGGCTATTGGCATACAGGTCGACGTCAAGAATGAAGATCAGATACAGATGATGGTGGAGAGGACATTGGATGATTTTGGTCAGATAAACATTCTTGTAAATAATGCCGGTATGAATATTCGCAAAATGCCGCAAGAACTCTCTTCATCAGATTGGGATGAAGTTCTAGCCGTGAACCTGCGCGGAGCATTCCTATGTTCGAAAGCAGTTTATCCAGCTATGAAAAAAGCGGGTGGCGGAAAAATCATTAATATAGGTTCTATGATGTCGATTTTCGGTGGAGCGAAGCTCGCACCCTATAGCGCGAGCAAAGCAGGTATTGTGCAACTGACTCGATGCCTTGCCGTGGCTTGGGCTCCAGATAATATCCAAGTTAACGCAATTCTTCCAGGATACATCAATACAGATTTGACGATGGCCGCGAGGAAGGATATACCTGACCTTTATGAGAGGACATTAAGAAGGACCCCTGCTGGACGTTGGGGTGAACCGGGAGATTTGAAGGGGGCAGCTATATTTCTCGCGAGTCGCGCCTCAGATTACGTTACGGGTATTGCGTTGCCAGTAGATGGAGGTTTCTCAATAATGGTCTAATCCCCTGTAAAAGCTGACTATTGTAGCAAGTATCACATCATTTGTTATATAATGTTATTGTAAGAGTGTAGATTCAGGGTATAACCCTGCACGAATTTCGGCGATGTGTACAGCCGCAGGTTACCAAAGAGCCTACCACCTTTTACCAATTGGGTCATCCTAACAGCATTTTTAATATATTCCCATTATCCTTTAAATATCAAATTTAAACCACTTTATTGGACCATTGAAATCGTAACTTTCAAAAACCATGTGTCTCCTCCCTCCAGCTTGAATTCAGTACGTAAAAGTTTCCCCCAAGCTCTTTAGCCTTCCTATAAACTTCACATAACAGATCTGACTGCCGAATAAACTCTTTTTCACTCTGCTGAGGTTCTTAAGATGCGATTTATCATTTCATCATCTAGGTCAAGCCATGATGCAACCTTCCAAGCATCATTAGATTTGCTATTCAATATCTGTTTAATATATGGAACAAAGCAACGTTTTGCCTCATATGTTGAAGTGTGGCATTCGGAGGCTATTTTTCTAGTGACTGAGTCTTGGATATCTTTCTCTTTCATGATTTTACTTCTGAGCCTTATTCTTTCAGGAAATTTCATTTTTACCCATGTTAGTTTACTTTTTTCCCTCGACATCGCAACTCCAGCCGTCATTAGGTCTATAGCGTACGGTAACAGACTCCAGTCCTGAGATCTTCGAATTCTAGCGAAGAATAGATCAGCTTTCGCTAGAATCTCTAGAGCTCTTTTCCTATCCGCTGGGTCTGTTATCTGAATGGGTGCATTCTCGTAAATCCATTCAAATAAGGTTTCATAGTCCACATCCGCAAGCTCTACAGCTTTTCTGGCCCACACACATGTCTTCGCATTGAATATGGATCCTAAGACCTTAAATATGTTGTCCTTTCTGTCCCTCCAATCAATCCATGTCACATCCTCGTATATTAGTTTCCTTCTACCAGTTGAGAGAGTTTGTAAGTCATTCAGGACTGCCCGCATGTCTCCATCATTTCTTTCAACTATGAATCTCAGAGCTTTATCATCGACCTCTAAGTTTTCCTTCTCACAAATTGATTTCAAATAAGGTATGGCTTCCCTTAAGCTTGGGCGTTTGAATTCTATCATGAGACATTTGCTCCGTATAGGGCTCAGTTTACTATCCCAAGGATTGTTTGCGGTTAGTATGATTGGCCATTTTGTTCTCTCGATCGCTGAGCATATGGCCTCAACCGCTCCCCTGTCCCTGCTCGGGTCCACACCGTCAACTTCATCTAAAAGAATCAGTCTCTTACCTTTGGTCAATGTGGCCTGTTCAGCAGCTGAGCATACTATCTTCTCGATCAGTGAGGATGTTCTCTCGTCGCTGGCGTTCATTTCGATGAGGTCAAAACCCATGTCAGAAGATGCAGCTTCAACTGTAACAGTCTTTCCTGATCCTGAGGGTCCGTGGAGTAGGGCAGCCTTATTTTTGGCGGATTTATTCCATGTATTCAGCCAATTCACTAAAGTTTGAATGGCTTCTCTGTTACCTGTGACTTCTTTAAGACTCTTGGGTCTATACTTCTCGGTAAGAGGACTCTCCAAAGGCTACCGCTCCTTAACGACTGATATAGATGCTATGTGGGCCAAGAGTGCGCTCAGCTGAACCTCTTCATCGGCTCCTTGAGATATTCTATAGTCGATCTCA comes from Candidatus Bathyarchaeota archaeon and encodes:
- the prs gene encoding ribose-phosphate diphosphokinase, with the protein product MIIYGKGSEELGIKIAEQLQVKAAGVESKIFPDGESYIRFIENLEDRDLIIIQYCYPQQDKKLMELFFMLDTARDLGARRTVAVIPYLPYARQDKRFRPGEVVSNKSVGKLFEAVGTDILVTVDVHSENSLKSFKLQTVNLSAMPLLAEYLKTLKLTKPYVMAPDRGAVTHAQLVSSILNTDYAYFEKHRDRVTGEVVTDYKDIDIGGRDVIILDDIISTGSTIANVARVMRSKTDRKIVAACTHGLIIGEAEKTIRESGVTDIISTDTVPSKFSKVSVSTIISKALRKIM
- the rnz gene encoding ribonuclease Z; this encodes MLELIFLGTGGVMPNENRGLTSIILRRGAELFMFDCGECSQRQMFMAKLGFNRRMKIFITHMHGDHIFGLPGLLHSMSFLGRNRVLEIFGPEGIVEFIEAICKTIKFNPTFPLTVHQADSGRLIEEEDYVVDAAWMEHGFPCLGFALTEKDKPGRFDPAKARALGVPEGPLWKKLQRGETVTVNGAEVTPAQVLGPSRKGVKIVYITDTKPCKNAIELAKNASILMYDCTFDSMKADRAWKYGHSTSVDAAMIAKEANVGKLVLLHVSTMYRDATPLLNEAKEIFPNTIMAFDMMRLPVTP
- a CDS encoding sugar phosphate isomerase/epimerase, which codes for MDEDTHRLNRVRVRSLRRLKNDLGICFTVHAPFEDLNIATLNEARRRSALVRMSESLKLASELEAEVWVVHPGMNSGLTWVYPNTQWQLTLDSLKIFSEKGEDSGLIVAVENMPSRAFILSSKDDFAKLFFKRQIGNIKMTLDIGHANIMGGLNWFLKLLGDRIIEVHLHDNHGLFDEHNAIGHGTVDWAHLIQTLVNRKFQGFMIIESIKRVVESYRRIVRMLRGYR
- the fliE gene encoding flagellar hook-basal body complex protein FliE; protein product: MGQKKNVIAITGMPGSGKAVASSVAKEYDIPVFVCGDVVRDEASVRGIPMTPESLGNLMLEMRKEEGPKVIVKRLLPKIHMSQSRTVVVEGLRSLEELNLLRKNFKVILLAIHSSPKERFERLTIRGRSDDPKDLNEFIQRDMRELDVGIGHVLALADKHIVNDSTIENFRRQLRRFYEEVIS
- the thpR gene encoding RNA 2',3'-cyclic phosphodiesterase, with the translated sequence MGKIRAFIAIDVEDEKVKLKLREFQKRIIESGGDVKLVEPNNIHLTLRFLGDIEEKSIQKIVDSLRNVSLSPFDIQFRGVGAFPSLSHMNVIWVGVEVGKKELMRISESLEASLQRIGIPKDKKGFSPHITIARLKSGRNKQFLARLLGEHSDAEFGMMKVESIRLKRSVLTPQGPIYSTLFEMKA
- the cca gene encoding CCA tRNA nucleotidyltransferase, producing the protein MSSKLDQIFRTVLTRIVPKDAERRKILKLSQQVIESVSSTARRFSLKAEVSLEGSVAKDTWLSGEADIDIFLKVDSSLDSSIFKTICLKVAKEALVDYNPRTRFSDHPYVEAFIGKSRIDVVPCYNVEKGMWRSATDRTPYHTQYVKQHLNQELRNEVRLLKRFMKGTGTYGAEIRIGGFSGMLCEILILYYKSLLRALESATEWREGMVIDIENHYKGDIEEIRDLFDQPLIVIDPVDKARNVAAAVRHERLWEFVSASRAFLKKPSLNFFYPGGERKIIISSIRRRIKKKETSIVGIKVSKINVPVDVLWSQIYKAERCLANLLKDKGFSVIRTCSFSDEDDLNMIIIELDEKRLPKTVKQFGPPVERRVESERFLLTHLKSRDTVSGPWIEKDRWVVLKFRRYTNVEKVLKDYLSNGGRNIGVPTMISNTIKKGGYEILVDDQIGKYLCNKKFAEFMSRYLSGRPTWMNT
- a CDS encoding glucose 1-dehydrogenase; amino-acid sequence: MQDLFSLKGKVAIITGGNSGIGKGIAQGFAEAGSNIVIAARNQEKTSLAIQEIEDEYGVKAIGIQVDVKNEDQIQMMVERTLDDFGQINILVNNAGMNIRKMPQELSSSDWDEVLAVNLRGAFLCSKAVYPAMKKAGGGKIINIGSMMSIFGGAKLAPYSASKAGIVQLTRCLAVAWAPDNIQVNAILPGYINTDLTMAARKDIPDLYERTLRRTPAGRWGEPGDLKGAAIFLASRASDYVTGIALPVDGGFSIMV
- a CDS encoding replication factor C large subunit produces the protein MESPLTEKYRPKSLKEVTGNREAIQTLVNWLNTWNKSAKNKAALLHGPSGSGKTVTVEAASSDMGFDLIEMNASDERTSSLIEKIVCSAAEQATLTKGKRLILLDEVDGVDPSRDRGAVEAICSAIERTKWPIILTANNPWDSKLSPIRSKCLMIEFKRPSLREAIPYLKSICEKENLEVDDKALRFIVERNDGDMRAVLNDLQTLSTGRRKLIYEDVTWIDWRDRKDNIFKVLGSIFNAKTCVWARKAVELADVDYETLFEWIYENAPIQITDPADRKRALEILAKADLFFARIRRSQDWSLLPYAIDLMTAGVAMSREKSKLTWVKMKFPERIRLRSKIMKEKDIQDSVTRKIASECHTSTYEAKRCFVPYIKQILNSKSNDAWKVASWLDLDDEMINRILRTSAE